The Paenibacillus sophorae genome has a segment encoding these proteins:
- the sdhA gene encoding succinate dehydrogenase flavoprotein subunit produces MATADIIIVGGGLAGLMATIKAAEAGVHVHLFSLVPVKRSHSVCAQGGINGAVNTKGEGDSPWVHFDDTVYGGDFLANQPPVKAMCEAAPGIIHLMDRMGVMFNRTPEGLLDFRRFGGTKHHRTAFAGATTGQQLLYALDEQVRRWEVEGFVTKHENWEFLSAVIDDEGVCRGIAAQDLRSMSIETFPADAVILASGGPGIIFGKTTNSVINTGTAASAVYQQGVHYANGEFIQIHPTAIPGDDKLRLMSESARGEGGRIWTYKDGKPWYFLEEKYPAYGNLVPRDIATREIFNVCVDQGLGINGENMVYLDLSHKDPKELDVKLGGIIEIYEKFMGDDPRKIPMKIFPAVHYSMGGMWVDYNQMTNIPGLFAAGECEYQYHGANRLGANSLVSAIFGGMVSGPKAVEYIKGLKKSVQDVPISLFDGYRRAQQDKYESLLDMSGTENAYVLHKELGEWMTANMTVVRHNVKLEATIGKIKELKERYRGINMSDTSRWNNQGVAFTRQLWNMLELAEAMTLGALLRNESRGAHYKPDFPKRNDEEFLKTTKASWTLDGPKISYEDVDVSLIPPRVRDYSKDK; encoded by the coding sequence ATGGCAACAGCCGATATCATTATCGTGGGCGGCGGTCTGGCCGGCCTGATGGCTACCATCAAGGCGGCGGAAGCCGGCGTTCATGTGCATCTGTTCTCACTTGTTCCCGTCAAAAGATCGCACTCGGTCTGCGCGCAGGGCGGCATCAACGGCGCCGTCAACACGAAAGGCGAGGGCGACTCGCCGTGGGTGCATTTTGACGACACTGTATACGGCGGAGATTTTCTCGCCAATCAGCCACCGGTCAAGGCGATGTGCGAGGCGGCTCCGGGCATCATCCACCTCATGGACCGGATGGGCGTCATGTTCAACCGCACGCCGGAGGGGCTGCTCGACTTCCGCCGGTTCGGCGGAACGAAGCATCACCGGACGGCTTTTGCGGGCGCGACGACCGGACAGCAGCTTCTGTACGCGCTCGATGAGCAGGTGCGGCGCTGGGAGGTCGAAGGCTTCGTGACGAAGCATGAGAACTGGGAGTTCCTCTCCGCCGTGATCGACGACGAAGGCGTCTGCCGCGGCATCGCGGCCCAGGATTTGCGCTCGATGTCGATCGAGACGTTCCCGGCGGATGCGGTGATTCTGGCGAGCGGCGGTCCCGGCATTATTTTCGGCAAGACGACCAACTCGGTTATTAATACAGGCACAGCCGCAAGCGCCGTGTACCAGCAGGGCGTACATTACGCGAACGGGGAGTTCATCCAGATCCATCCGACGGCTATTCCGGGCGACGACAAGCTGCGGCTGATGAGTGAATCGGCGCGCGGCGAAGGCGGACGCATCTGGACCTACAAGGACGGCAAACCGTGGTACTTCCTTGAGGAAAAATATCCGGCCTACGGCAACCTGGTGCCGCGCGATATTGCCACCCGAGAGATTTTCAACGTCTGTGTCGATCAGGGGCTTGGCATTAACGGCGAGAACATGGTCTATCTGGACCTTTCGCATAAAGATCCGAAGGAGCTGGACGTCAAGCTCGGGGGCATCATCGAGATTTATGAGAAATTCATGGGCGACGATCCGCGTAAAATCCCCATGAAAATCTTCCCGGCAGTCCATTATTCCATGGGCGGCATGTGGGTCGATTACAACCAGATGACGAACATCCCCGGCCTGTTTGCGGCGGGAGAATGCGAATATCAATATCACGGAGCGAATCGGCTTGGCGCAAACTCGCTGGTGTCGGCCATTTTCGGCGGCATGGTTTCGGGGCCAAAGGCTGTGGAATATATCAAGGGGCTGAAAAAATCGGTGCAGGACGTCCCGATTTCCCTATTCGACGGCTACCGGCGCGCGCAGCAGGATAAATACGAGTCGCTGCTCGACATGAGCGGAACGGAGAACGCCTACGTTCTCCATAAAGAGCTGGGCGAGTGGATGACCGCCAACATGACGGTGGTCCGCCATAACGTTAAGCTGGAGGCGACCATTGGCAAAATCAAGGAGCTGAAAGAGCGCTACCGGGGCATCAATATGAGCGATACCTCGCGCTGGAATAATCAGGGCGTCGCCTTTACCCGGCAGCTGTGGAACATGCTGGAGCTGGCGGAGGCGATGACGCTGGGCGCGCTTCTCCGCAACGAAAGCCGGGGCGCGCATTACAAGCCGGATTTTCCGAAGCGCAATGACGAAGAGTTCCTGAAGACAACCAAGGCATCCTGGACGCTGGACGGGCCGAAGATTTCGTACGAAGACGTCGACGTGTCGCTGATTCCTCCGCGGGTCCGCGACTATTCCAAGGACAAATAA
- a CDS encoding succinate dehydrogenase cytochrome b558 subunit, which yields MRGFYSRKIHSLLGVIPLAFFFIEHMLTNFSAVEGGSEGFKDSVLWLNSLPLVFFLELLFIWLPLLYHGVYGLYIAYQSKPNLNRYNLERNWRYTLQRITGIVTFIFVIWHLYETRVQVALGNVTHEELGGVMHDIVTQPWWLAFYIVGIVAACFHFANGLWSFLVSWGITVGPRSQRVSSYLCMGLFVLVTFMFLLSLVTFRDSDFKTAEAIVQTANTVIQ from the coding sequence ATGAGAGGCTTTTATTCCAGAAAAATTCATTCCTTGCTCGGTGTTATCCCGCTGGCATTCTTCTTCATCGAGCACATGCTGACGAATTTCTCGGCGGTGGAGGGGGGCTCTGAGGGTTTTAAAGACAGTGTGCTTTGGCTGAACAGCCTGCCGCTCGTCTTCTTCCTGGAATTATTGTTCATCTGGCTTCCCCTGCTGTACCATGGCGTCTACGGGCTGTATATCGCCTACCAGTCCAAGCCGAACCTGAACCGCTACAATCTGGAACGCAACTGGCGCTATACGCTTCAGCGGATCACCGGCATCGTCACCTTTATTTTTGTCATCTGGCATTTGTACGAAACCCGGGTGCAGGTGGCGCTTGGCAACGTTACGCATGAAGAGCTTGGCGGCGTGATGCATGATATCGTTACCCAGCCTTGGTGGCTTGCTTTTTATATTGTCGGAATTGTCGCGGCCTGCTTCCATTTCGCCAACGGGCTGTGGTCCTTCCTCGTCAGCTGGGGCATCACAGTGGGTCCCCGTTCGCAGCGGGTATCGTCCTATTTGTGCATGGGCTTGTTCGTTCTGGTGACGTTCATGTTCCTGCTGTCGCTGGTCACATTCCGTGACAGCGATTTCAAAACAGCTGAGGCTATTGTCCAAACTGCAAATACTGTCATCCAATAA
- a CDS encoding LysR family transcriptional regulator, whose translation MFDDLDIFAAVVEQSSLNRASRQLNLSQPALSRKIAKLEERLGVTLFNRYGKRLELTEVGRLAYTYALEQRQQRFKFLEAISRFKQGEPLSVALGASLTTIQTTLPPLVNAYMEKYPAAELKLITGKTHEIVTSVREGRSEVGLIASATAESGLRCIPLFEDQLRLVIAGRHPLAGLPRLEMEHLTGLPMILFSKGTWYRRMTDDLFQRSGVQPDIRMEIDSFEAIIRLLPTIKAAALLPNSYLRPELLSGGGLASLHIKELELTQRTTCLIYRDTGDLSAAARSLVRVTEEVFHEGRPVSL comes from the coding sequence ATGTTTGACGACCTTGATATTTTTGCCGCTGTTGTAGAGCAGTCCAGCCTCAACAGAGCTTCCCGTCAACTAAATTTGTCACAACCTGCCCTGTCGCGCAAAATTGCCAAGCTGGAGGAGCGGCTCGGTGTCACGCTGTTTAACCGCTATGGCAAAAGGCTGGAGCTGACCGAGGTCGGACGGCTGGCCTACACCTATGCTCTGGAGCAGCGGCAGCAGCGCTTCAAATTTCTGGAGGCGATCTCGAGGTTCAAGCAGGGCGAGCCGCTGTCCGTGGCGCTGGGAGCCAGCCTGACTACGATTCAGACCACTTTGCCGCCTCTCGTAAACGCATACATGGAGAAGTATCCCGCCGCCGAGCTGAAGCTGATTACGGGCAAGACTCACGAGATCGTTACCTCGGTTCGGGAAGGACGGTCTGAGGTCGGCCTGATCGCTTCCGCCACCGCGGAATCCGGCCTGCGCTGCATCCCGCTGTTCGAGGACCAGCTGCGGCTCGTCATTGCAGGACGTCACCCGCTCGCCGGATTGCCCAGGCTTGAGATGGAGCATCTGACAGGTCTGCCTATGATCCTGTTCTCCAAAGGAACCTGGTACCGCCGCATGACGGACGACCTGTTCCAGCGCAGCGGCGTACAGCCGGATATCCGCATGGAGATCGACTCTTTCGAGGCCATTATCCGGCTGCTCCCGACGATCAAAGCGGCGGCGCTGCTGCCTAATTCCTATCTTCGTCCGGAGCTGCTGTCGGGAGGGGGGCTGGCTTCCCTGCACATAAAGGAACTGGAACTGACCCAGCGGACCACCTGTCTGATCTACCGCGACACCGGTGATTTAAGCGCTGCGGCGCGGAGTCTGGTGCGGGTGACGGAAGAAGTGTTTCATGAGGGTAGGCCCGTTTCTCTCTAA